A genomic window from Haliaeetus albicilla chromosome 10, bHalAlb1.1, whole genome shotgun sequence includes:
- the MBTPS1 gene encoding membrane-bound transcription factor site-1 protease isoform X2: MKPFSSMTMKFANIWFVLVVILLCGKKHFSTRLGNSSHEAHICPGCSRLTLKVEFTSTVVEHEYIVAFNGYFTAKARSKFISSALKSSDIENWRIVPRNNPASDYPSDFEVIQINEKQKDGVLTLEDHPNIKRVTPQRKVFRSLKYLESDPMLHCNETRWTQKWQSSRPLRRASLSLGSGFWHATGRHSSRRLLRAIPRQVAQTLQADVLWQMGYTGAGVRVAVFDTGLSEKHPHFKNVKERTNWTNERTLDDGLGHGTFVAGVIASMRECQGFAPNAELHIFRVFTNNQVSYTSWFLDAFNYAILKKIDVLNLSIGGPDFMDHPFVDKVWELTANNVIMVSAIGNDGPLYGTLNNPADQMDVIGVGGIDFEDNIARFSSRGMTTWELPGGYGRVKPDIVTYGSGVRGSGMKGGCRSLSGTSVASPVVAGAVTLLVSTVQKREMVNPASMKQALIASARRLPGVNMFEQGHGKLDLLRAYQILNSYKPQASLSPSYIDLTECPYMWPYCSQPIYYGGMPTIVNVTILNGMGVTGRIVDKPDWQPYLPQNGDNIEVAFSYSPVLWPWSGYLAISISVAKKAASWEGVAQGHVMITVSSPAENESKNGAEQTSTVKLPIKVKIIPTPPRSKRVLWDQYHNLRYPPGYFPRDNLRMKNDPLDWNGDHIHTNFRDMYQHLRSMGYFVEVLGSPFTCFDASQYGTLLMVDSEEEYFPEEITKLRRDVDNGLSLIVFSDWYNTSVMRKVKFYDENTRQWWMPDTGGANIPALNDLLSVWNMAFSDGLYEGDFTMANHEMNYASGCSIAKFPEDGIVIAQTFKDQGLEVLKQETAVIENVPILGLYQVPSEGGGRIVLYGDSNCLDDSHRQKDCFWLLDSLLQYTSYGVTPPSLSHSENRQRPPSGAGYSLPERMEGNHLHRYSKVLEAHLGDPKPRSLPACPHLSWAKPQPLNETAPSNLWKHQKLLSIDLDKVALPSFRQNRPQVRPLSPGESGAWDIPGGIMPGRYNQDVGQTIPVFAFLGAMVVLAFFVVQINKAKSRPKRRKPRVKRPQLMQQVHPPKTPSV, translated from the exons ATGAAACCATTTTCTTCTATGACCATGAAGTTTGCAAACATCTGGTTTGTTCTGGTTGTTATTTTACTCTGTGGCAAAAAACACTTCAGTACCAGACTAGGGAATTCCTCTCATGAGGCTCACATATGTCCCGGATGTTCCCGCCTTACTTTAAAAGTGGAATTCACTTCGACAGTCGTGGAGCATG AGTATATTGTGGCTTTTAATGGATACTTCACAGCTAAAGCTAGAAGTAAATTTATTTCAAGTGCACTAAAAAGTAGTGATATTGAGAACTGGAGGATTGTACCTCGCAACAACCCAGCCAGTGACTATCCTAGTGATTTTGAAGTTATTCAGAtcaatgagaaacagaaagatgGAGTACTGACACTGGAAGATCACCCAAACATCAAGCGTGTAACACCTCAGCGGAAGGTCTTCCGATCACTCAAATATTTGGAGT CTGATCCAATGTTGCACTGCAATGAAACCAGATGGACTCAAAAATGGCAGTCGTCTCGTCCCTTGAGAAGAGCAAGTCTTTCTTTAGGTTCTGGCTTCTGGCATGCAACAGGTCGACACTCAAGCAGGCGTTTGCTGAGAGCTATCCCGCGCCAAGTTGCTCAGACCTTGCAGGCAGATGTCCTCTGGCAGATGGGTTACACAG GTGCTGGTGTAAGAGTAGCAGTGTTTGACACCGGTCTGAGTGAGAAACATCCACATTTCAAAAATGTAAAGGAGAGAACAAACTGGACTAATGAGAGAACCTTGGATGATG GTTTAGGCCACGGGACTTTTGTAGCAGGTGTGATAGCCAGCATGAGAGAATGCCAGGGATTTGCTCCAAATGCAGAACTGCACATTTTTAGAGTGTTCACCAATAACCAG GTCTCCTATACATCTTGGTTTCTGGATGCCTTTAATTATGCAATTTTAAAGAAGATAGATGTATTGAATCTAAGTATTGGTGGGCCAGACTTCATGGATCATCCGTTTGTTGACAAG GTGTGGGAACTGACAGCTAACAACGTCATCATGGTCTCTGCTATTGGCAATGACGGCCCTTTGTATGG GACTCTCAATAACCCTGCTGACCAGATGGATGTAATTGGAGTAGGTGGCATTGACTTTGAAGATAATATAGCTCGCTTTTCATCTAGGGGAATGACCACTTGG gagctgcctggaggtTATGGTAGAGTGAAGCCTGATATTGTTACTTACGGCTCTGGAGTGAGAGGTTCTGGTATGAAAGGTGGATGCCGCTCGCTCTCTGGGACAAGCGTCGCATCTCCTGTGGTGGCAGGTGCTGTTACTTTGTTAGTGAG CACAGTTCAGAAGCGTGAAATGGTGAATCCAGCAAGTATGAAGCAGGCACTTATTGCATCAGCACGTAGACTTCCTGGAGTCAACATGTTTGAACAAGGACATGGCAAGTTGGATCTCCTGAGAGCTTATCAGATCCTCAACAGCTATAAACCACAGGCCAG TTTGAGTCCAAGCTATATTGACTTGACAGAATGTCCCTACATGTGGCCCTATTGTTCTCAGCCCATATATTATGGAGGGATGCCAACCATTGTTAATGTTACTATCCTTAATGGTATGGGAGTCACTGGGAGAATTGTAGACAAG CCAGACTGGCAACCCTATCTTCCCCAAAATGGGGATAATATCGAAGTGGCTTTCTCCTATTCCCCTGTATTGTGGCCTTGGTCTGGATACTTAGCAATTTCCATCTCTGTAGCAAAGAAAGCAGCATCTTGGGAAGGCGTTGCTCAAGGTCATGTTATGATCACAGTATCATCCCCTGCAGAAAATGAA TCTAAGAACGGTGCAGAGCAGACTTCAACGGTGAAGCTTCCAATAAAAGTGAAGATTATTCCTACTCCACCTCGTAGTAAGCGAGTCCTCTGGGATCAATATCATAATCTCCGTTATCCACCAGGATACTTCCCCAGGGATAATTTGAGAATGAAGAATGACCCGTTAGATTG GAATGGTGACCATATCCACACAAACTTCAGGGACATGTACCAGCACCTAAGGAGCATGGGGTACTTTGTTGAGGTTCTTGGTTCACCATTTACATGTTTTGATGCAAGTCAATATG GGACTTTACTGATGGTAGACAGTGAGGAAGAGTATTTTCCTGAAGAGATCACCAAGCTGAGGAGGGATGTTGATAATGGACTTTCACTTATAGTGTTTAGTGATTGGTACAACACATCCGTGATGAGAAAAGTCAAGTTTTATGATGAAAACACAAG GCAGTGGTGGATGCCCGATACTGGAGGTGCTAATATACCAGCTCTCAATGATCTGCTTTCTGTCTGGAATATGGCCTTTAGTGATGGGCTGTATGAAGGTGATTTTACCATGGCAAATCATGAGA TGAATTACGCATCAGGATGCAGTATTGCAAAGTTTCCAGAAGATGGCATTGTCATTGCACAGACTTTCAAGGATCAAG GTCTTGAAGTTTTAAAACAGGAGACTGCTGTAATTGAAAATGTCCCTATTTTGGGACTTTACCAAGTTCCTTCTGAAGGTGGTGGCAGAATTGTTTTGTACGGCGACTCTAATTGCTTGGATGACAGCCATCGACAGAAAG ATTGCTTTTGGCTCCTGGATTCCCTCCTGCAGTACACTTCTTACGGGGTGACGCCACCAAGTCTCAGCCATTCCGAAAACAGACAGCGACCGCCATCGGGAGCTGGCTACTCTCTCCCCGAGCGGATGGAAG GTAACCATTTGCATCGATACTCAAAGGTGCTCGAGGCTCACTTGGGAGACCCTAAACCCCGGTCCCTTCCTGCTTGCCCTCACCTGTCCTGGGCCAAACCACAGCCTTTGAATGAAACTGCCCCCAG CAATCTTTGGAAACATCAAAAGTTACTGTCAATTGACCTTGATAAAGTGGCTCTGCCCAGTTTTCGACAGAACCGACCCCAAGTGAGACCACTGTCCCCTGGAGAAAGTGGAGCATGGGACATTCCTGGAg GTATAATGCCTGGCCGGTACAACCAGGATGTAGGACAGACTATTCCggtctttgcttttcttggtgCCATGGTGGTTCTGGCATTCTTTGTGGTGCAGATCAACAAAGCGAAGAGCAGGCCAAAGAGACGGAAACCACGAGTGAAACGACCGCAGCTTATGCAACAGGTTCATCCACCAAAGACGCCTTCTGTGTGA
- the MBTPS1 gene encoding membrane-bound transcription factor site-1 protease isoform X1 has translation MKPFSSMTMKFANIWFVLVVILLCGKKHFSTRLGNSSHEAHICPGCSRLTLKVEFTSTVVEHEYIVAFNGYFTAKARSKFISSALKSSDIENWRIVPRNNPASDYPSDFEVIQINEKQKDGVLTLEDHPNIKRVTPQRKVFRSLKYLESDPMLHCNETRWTQKWQSSRPLRRASLSLGSGFWHATGRHSSRRLLRAIPRQVAQTLQADVLWQMGYTGAGVRVAVFDTGLSEKHPHFKNVKERTNWTNERTLDDGLGHGTFVAGVIASMRECQGFAPNAELHIFRVFTNNQVSYTSWFLDAFNYAILKKIDVLNLSIGGPDFMDHPFVDKVWELTANNVIMVSAIGNDGPLYGTLNNPADQMDVIGVGGIDFEDNIARFSSRGMTTWELPGGYGRVKPDIVTYGSGVRGSGMKGGCRSLSGTSVASPVVAGAVTLLVSTVQKREMVNPASMKQALIASARRLPGVNMFEQGHGKLDLLRAYQILNSYKPQASLSPSYIDLTECPYMWPYCSQPIYYGGMPTIVNVTILNGMGVTGRIVDKPDWQPYLPQNGDNIEVAFSYSPVLWPWSGYLAISISVAKKAASWEGVAQGHVMITVSSPAENESKNGAEQTSTVKLPIKVKIIPTPPRSKRVLWDQYHNLRYPPGYFPRDNLRMKNDPLDWNGDHIHTNFRDMYQHLRSMGYFVEVLGSPFTCFDASQYGTLLMVDSEEEYFPEEITKLRRDVDNGLSLIVFSDWYNTSVMRKVKFYDENTRQWWMPDTGGANIPALNDLLSVWNMAFSDGLYEGDFTMANHEMNYASGCSIAKFPEDGIVIAQTFKDQGLEVLKQETAVIENVPILGLYQVPSEGGGRIVLYGDSNCLDDSHRQKDCFWLLDSLLQYTSYGVTPPSLSHSENRQRPPSGAGYSLPERMEVAGNHLHRYSKVLEAHLGDPKPRSLPACPHLSWAKPQPLNETAPSNLWKHQKLLSIDLDKVALPSFRQNRPQVRPLSPGESGAWDIPGGIMPGRYNQDVGQTIPVFAFLGAMVVLAFFVVQINKAKSRPKRRKPRVKRPQLMQQVHPPKTPSV, from the exons ATGAAACCATTTTCTTCTATGACCATGAAGTTTGCAAACATCTGGTTTGTTCTGGTTGTTATTTTACTCTGTGGCAAAAAACACTTCAGTACCAGACTAGGGAATTCCTCTCATGAGGCTCACATATGTCCCGGATGTTCCCGCCTTACTTTAAAAGTGGAATTCACTTCGACAGTCGTGGAGCATG AGTATATTGTGGCTTTTAATGGATACTTCACAGCTAAAGCTAGAAGTAAATTTATTTCAAGTGCACTAAAAAGTAGTGATATTGAGAACTGGAGGATTGTACCTCGCAACAACCCAGCCAGTGACTATCCTAGTGATTTTGAAGTTATTCAGAtcaatgagaaacagaaagatgGAGTACTGACACTGGAAGATCACCCAAACATCAAGCGTGTAACACCTCAGCGGAAGGTCTTCCGATCACTCAAATATTTGGAGT CTGATCCAATGTTGCACTGCAATGAAACCAGATGGACTCAAAAATGGCAGTCGTCTCGTCCCTTGAGAAGAGCAAGTCTTTCTTTAGGTTCTGGCTTCTGGCATGCAACAGGTCGACACTCAAGCAGGCGTTTGCTGAGAGCTATCCCGCGCCAAGTTGCTCAGACCTTGCAGGCAGATGTCCTCTGGCAGATGGGTTACACAG GTGCTGGTGTAAGAGTAGCAGTGTTTGACACCGGTCTGAGTGAGAAACATCCACATTTCAAAAATGTAAAGGAGAGAACAAACTGGACTAATGAGAGAACCTTGGATGATG GTTTAGGCCACGGGACTTTTGTAGCAGGTGTGATAGCCAGCATGAGAGAATGCCAGGGATTTGCTCCAAATGCAGAACTGCACATTTTTAGAGTGTTCACCAATAACCAG GTCTCCTATACATCTTGGTTTCTGGATGCCTTTAATTATGCAATTTTAAAGAAGATAGATGTATTGAATCTAAGTATTGGTGGGCCAGACTTCATGGATCATCCGTTTGTTGACAAG GTGTGGGAACTGACAGCTAACAACGTCATCATGGTCTCTGCTATTGGCAATGACGGCCCTTTGTATGG GACTCTCAATAACCCTGCTGACCAGATGGATGTAATTGGAGTAGGTGGCATTGACTTTGAAGATAATATAGCTCGCTTTTCATCTAGGGGAATGACCACTTGG gagctgcctggaggtTATGGTAGAGTGAAGCCTGATATTGTTACTTACGGCTCTGGAGTGAGAGGTTCTGGTATGAAAGGTGGATGCCGCTCGCTCTCTGGGACAAGCGTCGCATCTCCTGTGGTGGCAGGTGCTGTTACTTTGTTAGTGAG CACAGTTCAGAAGCGTGAAATGGTGAATCCAGCAAGTATGAAGCAGGCACTTATTGCATCAGCACGTAGACTTCCTGGAGTCAACATGTTTGAACAAGGACATGGCAAGTTGGATCTCCTGAGAGCTTATCAGATCCTCAACAGCTATAAACCACAGGCCAG TTTGAGTCCAAGCTATATTGACTTGACAGAATGTCCCTACATGTGGCCCTATTGTTCTCAGCCCATATATTATGGAGGGATGCCAACCATTGTTAATGTTACTATCCTTAATGGTATGGGAGTCACTGGGAGAATTGTAGACAAG CCAGACTGGCAACCCTATCTTCCCCAAAATGGGGATAATATCGAAGTGGCTTTCTCCTATTCCCCTGTATTGTGGCCTTGGTCTGGATACTTAGCAATTTCCATCTCTGTAGCAAAGAAAGCAGCATCTTGGGAAGGCGTTGCTCAAGGTCATGTTATGATCACAGTATCATCCCCTGCAGAAAATGAA TCTAAGAACGGTGCAGAGCAGACTTCAACGGTGAAGCTTCCAATAAAAGTGAAGATTATTCCTACTCCACCTCGTAGTAAGCGAGTCCTCTGGGATCAATATCATAATCTCCGTTATCCACCAGGATACTTCCCCAGGGATAATTTGAGAATGAAGAATGACCCGTTAGATTG GAATGGTGACCATATCCACACAAACTTCAGGGACATGTACCAGCACCTAAGGAGCATGGGGTACTTTGTTGAGGTTCTTGGTTCACCATTTACATGTTTTGATGCAAGTCAATATG GGACTTTACTGATGGTAGACAGTGAGGAAGAGTATTTTCCTGAAGAGATCACCAAGCTGAGGAGGGATGTTGATAATGGACTTTCACTTATAGTGTTTAGTGATTGGTACAACACATCCGTGATGAGAAAAGTCAAGTTTTATGATGAAAACACAAG GCAGTGGTGGATGCCCGATACTGGAGGTGCTAATATACCAGCTCTCAATGATCTGCTTTCTGTCTGGAATATGGCCTTTAGTGATGGGCTGTATGAAGGTGATTTTACCATGGCAAATCATGAGA TGAATTACGCATCAGGATGCAGTATTGCAAAGTTTCCAGAAGATGGCATTGTCATTGCACAGACTTTCAAGGATCAAG GTCTTGAAGTTTTAAAACAGGAGACTGCTGTAATTGAAAATGTCCCTATTTTGGGACTTTACCAAGTTCCTTCTGAAGGTGGTGGCAGAATTGTTTTGTACGGCGACTCTAATTGCTTGGATGACAGCCATCGACAGAAAG ATTGCTTTTGGCTCCTGGATTCCCTCCTGCAGTACACTTCTTACGGGGTGACGCCACCAAGTCTCAGCCATTCCGAAAACAGACAGCGACCGCCATCGGGAGCTGGCTACTCTCTCCCCGAGCGGATGGAAG TTGCAGGTAACCATTTGCATCGATACTCAAAGGTGCTCGAGGCTCACTTGGGAGACCCTAAACCCCGGTCCCTTCCTGCTTGCCCTCACCTGTCCTGGGCCAAACCACAGCCTTTGAATGAAACTGCCCCCAG CAATCTTTGGAAACATCAAAAGTTACTGTCAATTGACCTTGATAAAGTGGCTCTGCCCAGTTTTCGACAGAACCGACCCCAAGTGAGACCACTGTCCCCTGGAGAAAGTGGAGCATGGGACATTCCTGGAg GTATAATGCCTGGCCGGTACAACCAGGATGTAGGACAGACTATTCCggtctttgcttttcttggtgCCATGGTGGTTCTGGCATTCTTTGTGGTGCAGATCAACAAAGCGAAGAGCAGGCCAAAGAGACGGAAACCACGAGTGAAACGACCGCAGCTTATGCAACAGGTTCATCCACCAAAGACGCCTTCTGTGTGA